A part of Ziziphus jujuba cultivar Dongzao chromosome 8, ASM3175591v1 genomic DNA contains:
- the LOC107414399 gene encoding uncharacterized protein LOC107414399, which yields MFPILITYKNLFLHASLSFLLTLLLTFLKIPVFFLHGLHTYIHPDNLSNGVKAAIRRPDGSSDSASGFSSKTNAEIRKRTKSKDNKFEFDESNAQIFRLKLDDAHLQSRLYFYEYRNAFTFSLVVISSLLLEKYLNGGSEESGSFANGGFVPVLLGFVGVFKFLTLLAKVSFEKSASRRSEKQLSVLFGVLGAIVGNMVCFLISPSVLDFNFGPIDGFGRFSIAVLMGCLAGFLFMPATKSARAFWLGTDQPRSNLAMISCGWFGRLTLYANYLVILFAAILWIKPLSEMLVNKNIADGKDVHLDNKFGHLERLFGSVGILPSDFAKLRIWCLLLSGFLQLVALRPNLQMYLNEALLCWYQRLHASKVPDLEFSRAKVFLHNHFLCLVVLQFLAPPVLLLVFLGLSQLDGNSIEDYQLVCGLLPCSAFLKEVALFLAWWVVFIWAVYTSVTLLLFRRGNLYVS from the coding sequence ATGTTCCCAATTCTCATAACCTACAAGAATCTTTTTCTCCATGCCTCACTCTCCTTCTTACTCACTCTCCTCCTTACCTTCCTCAAAATCCCAGTCTTCTTCCTCCATGGTCTCCATACTTATATCCACCCAGATAATCTCAGCAATGGCGTCAAAGCTGCTATTCGGAGACCCGATGGCTCCTCCGATTCGGCTTCGGGGTTCTCATCCAAAACCAACGCTGAGATCAGAAAGAGAACCAAATCCAAGGACAACAAGTTTGAGTTCGATGAAAGCAATGCTCAGATCTTCAGGCTAAAGCTCGACGATGCCCATCTTCAATCCCGCCTCTATTTCTACGAGTATCGGAATGCTTTTACCTTCTCGCTTGTGGTTATTTCTTCTCTGCTGCTTGagaaatacttgaatggtggatcGGAAGAATCTGGGTCTTTTGCAAATGGGGGTTTTGTTCCGGTTCTGCTaggatttgtgggtgtttttaagtttcTGACATTGCTCGccaaggtttcttttgaaaaatctgcGTCGAGGAGGTCGGAGAAGCAACTGAGTGTTCTCTTTGGGGTTTTGGGAGCCATAGTTGGGAATATGGTTTGCTTCCTAATTAGTCCTTCAGTTCtggatttcaattttggtccaattgatggttttggtagattTTCGATTGCTGTTTTAATGGGTTGCTTAGCTGGTTTTCTATTTATGCCTGCAACGAAGAGTGCCAGGGCGTTTTGGCTTGGAACTGATCAGCCCAGGTCTAATTTGGCAATGATTTCATGCGGATGGTTTGGTAGACTAACTCTCTATGCAAATTATTTGGTGATTCTATTCGCGGCGATTCTATGGATTAAACCTTTGTCAGAAATGTTGGTCAACAAGAACATTGCTGATGGTAAAGATGTGCATTTGGACAACAAATTTGGACATTTAGAGAGATTGTTTGGAAGTGTAGGAATTTTGCCTTCTGATTTTGCTAAACTTAGGATTTGGTGCTTATTGCTTTCGGGTTTCTTGCAACTTGTTGCTCTGCGACCGAACTTGCAAATGTACTTGAACGAAGCTCTTTTGTGTTGGTACCAGAGGTTGCATGCTAGCAAAGTCCCTGATTTGGAATTTAGCAGGGCAAAAGTTTTTCTTCACAATCACTTCTTATGTCTCGTAGTTTTGCAGTTTCTTGCACCCCCAGTTTTGTTACTTGTCTTTCTAGGATTATCTCAACTTGATGGTAATTCCATCGAAGATTACCAATTGGTTTGTGGTTTACTGCCTTGCTCTGCTTTTCTTAAGGAAGTGGCTTTATTTCTGGCTTGGTGGGTTGTCTTTATTTGGGCTGTTTATACTTCAGTGACTCTTTTGCTGTTTCGTCGTGGCAATTTATATGTTTCTTGA
- the LOC107414457 gene encoding heat stress transcription factor B-2b, which produces MAPPPPGESNSDTTAAGGGDSQRTLPTPFLTKTYQLVDDQTIDDVISWNDEGSTFIVWDPTVFARDLLPKYFKHNNFSSFVRQLNTYGFRKVVPDRWEFANEYFRRGEKRLLCEIQRRKITTPATAVAVPAAVAVPSGVTVAAIPTAKPIISPTNSGEEQVISSSSSPIRASAELVDENDRLRKENQQLKKELADMKSLCKNIFNMVSNYAYDQSESGFQARESGFRDVKPLDLMPGRRSRGEAVEDAAVMEDETETNPRLFGVTIGMKRAREGSKGSREDDETDLRLHQAAEADVKSEPLDAGHKETPSSCLKQCHRANQTVCN; this is translated from the exons ATGGCTCCGCCGCCGCCGGGGGAGTCAAACTCCGACACCACCGCAGCCGGAGGGGGAGACTCTCAGAGAACGTTACCAACACCGTTTCTGACGAAAACTTATCAACTCGTCGACGATCAAACAATTGATGACGTGATCTCTTGGAACGACGAGGGATCTACCTTCATCGTTTGGGATCCCACCGTTTTCGCTAGAGATTTGCTTCCCAAGTATTTTAAGCATAACAACTTCTCCAGCTTTGTTAGGCAGCTCAACACCTAT GGATTTAGGAAGGTAGTACCTGACCGGTGGGAATTCGCCAACGAATACTTCCGAAGAGGTGAGAAACGGCTCCTATGCGAAATACAACGCCGGAAAATCACGACACCGGCGACAGCGGTGGCGGTTCCAGCTGCAGTGGCGGTTCCATCAGGAGTCACGGTGGCGGCAATTCCCACAGCAAAGCCTATAATTTCTCCGACGAATTCTGGCGAGGAGCAAGTTATATCATCCAGCTCCTCGCCGATAAGAGCTTCGGCGGAGCTTGTGGACGAGAACGATAGGTTGAGGAAAGAGAATCAGCAGCTCAAGAAGGAGCTTGCGGACATGAAATCTCTCTGCAAAAACATCTTCAACATGGTTTCGAATTACGCTTACGACCAGTCGGAAAGCGGTTTCCAAGCGAGGGAGAGCGGTTTCCGGGATGTGAAACCTTTGGATTTGATGCCGGGGAGGCGGTCCAGGGGCGAGGCGGTGGAAGATGCGGCGGTGATGGAGGATGAGACGGAGACGAATCCGAGGCTGTTCGGCGTCACAATTGGAATGAAACGAGCGAGGGAAGGTAGCAAAGGTTCGAGGGAGGACGACGAGACGGATCTACGGCTGCATCAAGCAGCTGAAGCGGATGTGAAATCAGAGCCGTTGGATGCCGGTCATAAGGAAACGCCGTCGTCTTGCCTCAAGCAGTGCCACCGGGCTAATCAAACGGTGTGTAATTGA